The Lacipirellula parvula genome window below encodes:
- a CDS encoding glycine-rich domain-containing protein, giving the protein MKRFNFTGPFDPYHEYKPGDIYSTKSGKFYIVDRSGSARPTAAPVDPADIPEDGRDGADGKDGRDGSDGKDGESGKGFNFAGEWTPGRQYEVNSVVEYDGSAYVCTAPTMMEPPDGDGWSLLVAAGKDGRDGFSSSRVFHSGEGGGSGEPGPQGPPGEQGPQGEPGPQGEQGEQGPPGDTGPQGEPGADGEQGPQGEPGETGPQGEPGETGPQGEQGIQGEQGPQGLTGAPGLQGDPGPPGADGAPGSAATLPKIEIFTAGATWTKPSGAVTVTVHCIGGGGGGGSGRISGSATVRGAGGGGGGGCYATSVISASSLASTVSVSVGAGGTAAASVHTSNSNGNAGGNGGATTFGSHVTAGGGGAGGGGTTSAGTAGAAGTGSVATGTGSTANGTAGGIGGVGGSTIPVSGDASNNSNHMAGGGGGGGAGANASNVEDTFGGLGGNSGGLKGNRGASSSIAGTGILTVRAEPGGNGPAFIAGTTLAEFGGAGANGGPTTTGSTGGIANTEGRNGGLYGGGGGGGAAKLNGQSNFNEGGSGAPGICVVITTF; this is encoded by the coding sequence ATGAAGCGTTTCAATTTCACGGGTCCATTCGATCCGTACCACGAATACAAACCCGGCGACATCTACTCAACAAAATCGGGCAAGTTTTACATCGTCGATCGATCAGGATCAGCGCGCCCCACCGCCGCTCCCGTCGATCCGGCAGACATTCCCGAAGACGGCCGCGACGGTGCCGATGGAAAAGACGGCCGTGACGGCAGCGATGGCAAAGATGGTGAGTCCGGCAAAGGATTCAACTTCGCTGGCGAGTGGACGCCCGGTCGGCAATATGAAGTCAACAGTGTTGTCGAGTACGACGGCAGCGCATACGTCTGCACCGCGCCCACGATGATGGAACCACCGGACGGTGACGGTTGGTCCCTCTTGGTTGCTGCGGGCAAGGATGGCCGCGACGGCTTTTCATCTTCGCGCGTCTTCCATAGCGGCGAAGGCGGTGGTAGCGGAGAACCCGGACCGCAGGGGCCGCCCGGCGAACAGGGGCCACAAGGTGAGCCCGGGCCGCAAGGCGAACAGGGTGAGCAAGGTCCGCCCGGTGACACCGGCCCGCAAGGCGAACCCGGTGCTGATGGTGAGCAAGGTCCACAAGGTGAACCCGGCGAGACTGGCCCGCAAGGTGAGCCCGGCGAAACCGGACCGCAAGGCGAGCAGGGTATTCAAGGTGAACAGGGCCCCCAAGGTTTGACGGGTGCGCCCGGACTTCAAGGCGATCCAGGGCCGCCGGGTGCGGACGGTGCGCCTGGCTCCGCTGCGACTTTGCCGAAGATCGAAATATTCACGGCAGGTGCAACATGGACTAAGCCATCTGGCGCGGTCACCGTCACTGTTCACTGCATCGGCGGTGGTGGGGGCGGCGGTTCGGGCCGGATTTCCGGTTCGGCAACTGTTCGTGGCGCTGGTGGCGGCGGCGGTGGTGGCTGCTACGCAACGTCGGTCATCTCTGCGAGTAGTCTCGCTAGCACCGTTTCCGTCTCGGTAGGCGCTGGTGGTACTGCCGCCGCATCCGTTCACACGTCCAACTCCAATGGCAACGCAGGCGGGAATGGTGGCGCGACTACTTTTGGTAGCCACGTCACCGCCGGTGGCGGCGGCGCGGGCGGCGGCGGAACAACGTCGGCGGGCACGGCCGGAGCGGCTGGCACTGGATCAGTTGCCACTGGTACAGGCTCGACAGCCAACGGCACTGCCGGCGGCATCGGCGGTGTTGGTGGTTCGACGATCCCAGTTAGTGGCGACGCCTCCAACAACTCAAACCACATGGCTGGCGGCGGTGGCGGTGGTGGTGCCGGCGCGAACGCGAGCAATGTAGAAGATACGTTTGGTGGTCTTGGGGGCAACTCTGGCGGTCTTAAAGGCAATCGCGGTGCGTCGTCGAGCATTGCCGGCACCGGCATCCTTACTGTCCGCGCGGAACCCGGCGGCAACGGGCCAGCTTTCATCGCTGGAACCACGCTCGCCGAGTTCGGTGGCGCGGGAGCGAACGGCGGTCCTACCACCACGGGAAGTACCGGCGGCATCGCTAACACTGAGGGACGGAACGGCGGCCTCTATGGCGGCGGCGGTGGCGGTGGCGCAGCGAAGCTGAACGGCCAATCCAATTTCAATGAAGGCGGTTCAGGTGCCCCGGGCATCTGCGTCGTCATCACAACGTTTTAG